In Caminicella sporogenes DSM 14501, a single window of DNA contains:
- a CDS encoding PP2C family protein-serine/threonine phosphatase: MEYFIDIAHDSINKYGEELCGDKVEIKYSDDSIIIVLADGLGSGVKANILATLTAKIAATMLKEGSTISETVDTIIHTLPVCKVRKLAYSTFTIINIYNDGMVYIIECDNPPIFFIRDNKIVNNYKISQNINGKLIKESRFKIKEGDVLTVVSDGVIHAGIGGILNLGWQWDNVAEYLEKLSRKQKSAKNISKALVNTCKRLYMDKPGDDTTVVTVKIRKPEVLNIFTGPPENPEKDPFVVKEFMNSKGRKVVCGGTAAKIVAREIGEELVTNINYIDKEVPPTAEIKGIDLVTEGVLTLSKTVEKIKYFMDSYSEIYTKDSIYKEDGASKLAKLLIEECTHINFWVGKAINPAHQNPDFPMDLSIKLKVVNELVDLMKKLGKKVSLQYV; this comes from the coding sequence GTGGAATATTTTATTGATATAGCACATGACAGTATTAATAAATATGGTGAAGAACTTTGCGGTGACAAAGTAGAAATAAAATATTCAGATGATAGTATAATCATTGTGCTAGCAGATGGACTTGGTAGTGGAGTAAAAGCAAATATACTTGCTACTTTGACTGCTAAAATTGCCGCAACTATGTTAAAAGAGGGTTCGACTATATCAGAAACAGTAGATACAATCATTCATACTTTACCTGTATGTAAAGTTAGAAAACTTGCTTATTCAACATTTACAATAATAAATATATATAATGATGGTATGGTATATATTATAGAATGTGATAATCCTCCTATTTTTTTTATAAGGGATAATAAAATAGTAAATAACTACAAGATAAGTCAGAATATCAATGGAAAGTTGATTAAAGAGAGCAGGTTTAAAATAAAGGAAGGAGATGTACTTACAGTAGTTAGTGATGGGGTTATACATGCAGGTATAGGAGGTATTTTAAATTTAGGTTGGCAGTGGGATAATGTAGCAGAATATTTGGAGAAATTATCAAGAAAACAAAAAAGTGCAAAGAATATTTCAAAGGCACTGGTAAATACATGTAAGAGGTTATATATGGATAAACCGGGTGATGATACAACAGTAGTAACTGTAAAGATAAGAAAACCAGAGGTATTAAATATATTTACGGGACCACCTGAAAACCCAGAAAAAGACCCTTTTGTAGTAAAAGAGTTTATGAATAGCAAGGGAAGGAAAGTAGTATGTGGTGGAACTGCAGCAAAGATAGTAGCAAGAGAAATAGGCGAGGAGCTAGTAACGAATATAAATTATATTGATAAAGAAGTACCTCCAACTGCTGAAATAAAAGGGATAGATTTAGTTACAGAGGGAGTTCTCACATTGAGCAAAACAGTAGAAAAAATAAAATATTTTATGGACTCTTATAGTGAAATTTATACAAAAGATAGTATATACAAAGAAGACGGTGCTTCAAAGCTTGCAAAATTACTTATAGAGGAATGTACTCATATAAATTTTTGGGTTGGAAAAGCTATAAATCCGGCTCATCAGAATCCAGATTTTCCTATGGATTTAAGTATAAAGTTAAAAGTAGTCAATGAATTAGTTGATTTAATGAAAAAATTAGGAAAAAAAGTAAGTCTACAATATGTTTAA
- a CDS encoding 4Fe-4S dicluster domain-containing protein, whose product MRRFENDVQLIKYEVLKEVSKLAMENKLEEGYLKIPKKISPGPKPRTRCCVYKERAIIEERVKMAMGGNKDIKNVIEVIDIACDECPINRYTVTEACRGCLARWCQETCPVNAIYFVGNRAYIDTQKCIECGKCRQVCPYNAISDVKRPCIKACEAGALSIDKEKKVVIDDEKCVQCGACVYKCPFGAIMDKSYIVNVINLLRDSKKNNINVYAIIAPAISSQFTYVKIGQLVNGIKKLGFHDVVEVALGADMVAFHEAKEVEKEIADKKVMTSSCCPAFVSYIEKNYPELKDKVSTSVSPMIAISRLIKQIDDKAKVVFIGPCIAKKQEINEEDIKGSTDYVITFEELTAMIDAAGIKLEECEEEPLNNASFFGRIFARAGGLIEAIKHVIKEEKLNIDFKPISCDGLSECDKALKLTKFGKLNGNFIEGMACVGGCIGGAASIHHGPKDRSEVDKYGKLAIEKSIKDALRVIDIEKINLSRG is encoded by the coding sequence ATGAGAAGATTTGAAAATGATGTGCAGTTGATTAAATATGAAGTTTTGAAGGAAGTATCTAAATTAGCTATGGAAAATAAACTTGAAGAAGGGTATTTGAAAATTCCTAAAAAAATTAGTCCGGGACCTAAGCCAAGAACGAGATGTTGTGTATATAAAGAGAGAGCAATAATTGAGGAAAGAGTAAAAATGGCTATGGGGGGCAATAAAGATATAAAAAATGTTATAGAAGTTATAGACATTGCATGTGATGAATGTCCTATAAATAGATATACAGTTACAGAAGCTTGTAGAGGATGTTTAGCTAGATGGTGTCAAGAGACTTGCCCTGTAAATGCTATATATTTTGTAGGTAATAGAGCGTATATTGATACTCAAAAATGTATTGAATGTGGTAAATGCAGACAGGTATGCCCATATAATGCCATTTCAGATGTTAAAAGACCGTGTATAAAGGCATGTGAAGCAGGTGCACTTTCTATTGATAAAGAAAAAAAAGTTGTAATAGACGATGAAAAATGTGTACAGTGTGGTGCATGTGTGTATAAGTGTCCTTTTGGTGCAATTATGGATAAATCTTATATTGTGAATGTGATTAATCTTTTAAGAGATTCTAAAAAGAATAATATTAATGTATATGCTATCATTGCTCCAGCTATTTCGAGTCAATTTACCTATGTGAAGATAGGTCAGTTGGTAAATGGGATAAAGAAATTAGGTTTTCATGACGTAGTAGAAGTTGCTTTAGGAGCAGATATGGTTGCTTTTCATGAAGCAAAAGAAGTTGAAAAAGAAATAGCTGACAAGAAGGTAATGACAAGTTCATGTTGTCCAGCATTTGTTTCTTATATAGAGAAAAATTATCCTGAATTGAAAGATAAAGTTTCAACTTCAGTATCTCCTATGATAGCTATATCTAGATTGATAAAACAAATAGATGACAAGGCAAAGGTGGTTTTTATAGGACCATGTATAGCTAAAAAGCAAGAAATAAATGAAGAAGACATAAAAGGAAGTACAGATTATGTAATAACTTTTGAGGAATTAACTGCTATGATTGATGCAGCAGGAATAAAACTTGAAGAATGTGAAGAAGAACCTTTAAATAATGCATCTTTCTTTGGAAGGATATTTGCTAGAGCTGGTGGATTAATAGAAGCTATAAAACATGTAATAAAAGAGGAAAAATTAAATATAGATTTTAAACCTATAAGTTGTGATGGATTATCTGAATGTGATAAAGCTTTGAAACTTACAAAGTTTGGCAAATTAAATGGCAATTTTATTGAAGGAATGGCTTGTGTAGGTGGATGTATAGGTGGAGCTGCTTCAATACATCATGGACCAAAAGACCGTAGCGAAGTAGATAAGTATGGTAAATTAGCGATTGAAAAGAGTATTAAAGATGCATTGAGAGTAATAGATATTGAAAAAATTAATTTGAGTAGAGGATAA